In the Fundulus heteroclitus isolate FHET01 chromosome 23, MU-UCD_Fhet_4.1, whole genome shotgun sequence genome, TATTGACTTTTCAGATCAGTAGTTTGAAAGATCgtcaatgaaaaaaattaacaatgaaCTGTCGATAACTCTGCCAAAACCCAACTAAAAAAGTTGACATATGTTTCAGTTCAAAATATGCTTTCAAATGTCCTTTATGCGTAATACTGTAGGTGCTACATgacttttgacctttttttattatatttctgttATAACACGTGGCCAGGAGGGCACATTGttctacttgttttttttttttttttttttttttttttttttttttttttttttttttttttttttcccagtgtcctgtctagcaaagtggcaataaaaattgatatcttaatgccaaatagagctcgacagattttactttcacaagtggagcaaacagctttcgccataatgctccgcttgatttgtgcgtgtaaatagctttattgtgattcctgcagggagaatttcaaattatatggacactacaatgggaaagtaggagagtaaaagaaaaacaagaagagaaaaaaaagagaaagaagaggtgaaagaaagaagagataaaaggaagagaatgataaaacttcctctgtctgctccatcacctggaaagagacacaaaaagaacagcacaaccaacagacataaagcaacagatacaatcgtgtaacaccttgataccattgctaaatcatatgtattattatttaagctgacatgtgtaatgtgatacctaaaaaaaagtaaaagaaagtaaataaattatagcctttctatatataagtgaacatttaatacctgggacccagcacctgtgggagattgtgagagtgcactaatttaggtgaaaattatccagaaggaaatggcttgatagtgattgtggagaaccgaagacccaccttccccgagcacagaggcaggggtcagggaacccataatcccggactcccaaaggggcccccaaagcagtgcgcccgagaggggccttcacaggaaatctgcaacccccccctgaggaaagaggagagacgaccccgaggaaatcccccagccaccgcaatgccgacaccctcaagagccgcggggacgagcccgtgggctccgccggcagccggccgcgctgaagtggtcctggccatgggccctgggggccagaggccccaggggtgccccgcccccgcggcgggggccccggccgccccccggggggccaggccccgcgaagccaccgccgggaatgggccggcgcccacccgggaacccgccccaaacccgaggaccgtcaacgcgccagagggtcaaggcgcccgtcaacgcagcagaggagggcaggacgtggggggatgggctccgcacctagcggagacttgagatgatcttgggagagggagcggaccgaacccaaacctgggaaaaaaaaaaaaaaaaaaaaaaaaaaaaaaaaaaaaaaaaaacactcattcacaccatccctcccttgtgccccactcgccacacacagacaccaaaaaaataaataaataaataaaataaaaaaaaataaaaaataaataaaaaaaggacgctttacacacattcccacatagcattcacatccaaaaatcccaagtggggggggggtcaccacaattcaacaatacgactgcctgtgcccgacccccggccccgcccccggaccaggctccccccggaccaggccccccaaagagggggggccgacacgacccgtacgggccatccgaccagagccccccatcacccactatatacctaataaaccccctcccaccccgaccttaccctagccacccctgccccccatcccttcctggggagagcagaggcgtcagccccagatccggtaagccgccggccagccgcaacagccccccgccaagaccccgtacccagtggcccgcacctcctccaggccccagactccgtgccgcgatcggagatcgggggtgtgcaaaagacccccgatcctccctacgcccgctcagatgttgtgttgttgcatgttgttctcaggtgtgtttaaaactgggagcaccgaagggggtgcacggcacagcccaccccccctccggaagggagctggtgccagtgccccccctccaagcaactacccagaagaaccctcaatgtctaaatgcgagagggggtgaagggagccgcccggggcgaggctcacacaacataagcccccccccagacgtcttccccccacccccccccatatcgtggcctatATGGATGTGCgttgtaaaaatgtttggagtgaaagtgtctaaaatgcatgataaaattggggagagggacgtcaccaaaaggtggcaacctccagtaacgccctctccccaaggacctacatgtgtggcggcgtgatggagcaggcagagggaggagtccggggatggggagcaaaggactggggagccaacccagggagccagctcccctactgactccaataggcacccccgctccccgaaagccccacccggagaaaggggcccctccagcggcaccaccatagcccgggggccggggaTAGGCCGCAGGGctcgccagccaaccacccaccaggaccaacacctctacctcccccagcccaccccccatgctaaccccccccccaaaaaaaaaaaaaaaaaaaaaaatattaataataataataataatatataattaaataaattaattaataagatggggggccctggccagccagcccgcaagagccatcccaaaccccaccccccaggtgagacccgcaccgggagactacacggaccaggaccgggacagggggccggacacaagcccaccagaacgtccaccaaacccccccccccccccccccacaccacccgtagatttaaaccctccccaacactaacattcaaacatctcaccatacattcgacactagacatccaggctgggtaagtcactactccccctccctcccctccccccactagcagaatgccaacccaaagaaggggaagagcatctgccctgagatgttaatgaccatgcccccctaccagctcaacaggccctgaggacccccagcgcaccagaggccccgtgcaggggcggacacccgggcgcccgccggcccagaccccaagcggcacaccccccggaaccggaacccccgaggccccgccggggcccccgcccgagggcggcgcgccccagggaccccaggcccccagacccacccaggacccacccagcgacagcacagctaccaggtcagtaacccacgtccgtccctacatagctccccaagagcgccgcaagcggctgctgtaggccacccgtaggcctcccaagctcctcccatatgggggcaacagaccctggagtcagacccaccaagcgccccactccaagtgcccccagagccccaggaacccctccacccagccactgcaccctgcaggaagcaacccaccgccccccattccactaagtgatagtgctaatcaaaggagcccaaagagatcgaacagatgtggatgcagatgctgtctcaagattaatatgatccaacaaaagatctctatattgattgatactgagattctccttacttttccaattcatgaggatagttttctttgcgatacatagtgcagtgaaaaccatgtaaactattttattccccagagggctttcctcaaaattaccaagcaagcaaactgatggggaaggtgtaattttacagctcaagcactttgataagtcaatacatatctgtgtccagaacctctggactggtgtgcataaccataacgcatgaaaataattatcaggatgattgcctatgcagtgaggacagatattagattgtgccagacccatcttgaataatctttgtcctgtgtagtgtactctgtgaaggattttgtattgtattagttgtaagttggtgttactagtcaatttgaaagttcttagacatatctgagcccagaagtcttgttcaaagttgactgatagatcctcttcccatttcgtaataggaagagatattgaatcatctattttagtcagtgtcctgtatgatttagacagtagtttggggggggttaaatctaggaactctaatatattacttggaatttgtaaaccacctttaatatgcttaaatttttttctaattatagatttaagttgttcatattccaaaaatttatttttactaatgccatattgcatatttagtttggaaaaattgatgaactcggttccatcaagtaaatgttccagatattcaatacctttattcttccagtgtgtaaagtttatcatattattattttgtaggatgtcagggttgttccagatgggtgtacgactgcatgggataagtgacgactttgtcattttaagaaactcccaccatgctgtcagagtagagctgatattgatatttttaaagcatgtatgccgttttatatttgagctaataaacggcaaatctgaaatcatgatattattgcatattttctgttctatatctatccagggctcgtctaacggattttgctttatccatttagtgatatattgtagtctatttgccaagtagtacttatggaagttaggcaaatctaGTCCCcccctgtctttagttttctgtagcgtctttaagctgatacggggcggtttatctttccaaagaaatttagagattgaagagtctagagatttaaaccagtcagatgatggtttattggggatcattgaaaataagtaattaattctaggtaagaccatcattttaatcgaagctactctacccatgagtgaaattggaagcgatttccatctatccaggtcatcttctatcttttttaaaagtgggatgtgattagattttactaaatctgcaagtttagacgacacagtgatacccaaatatgtgatgtttcctgagcgcaaatgtaaatctagggggttttggaaagagcaattaattggcagtaccgtagatttagaccagtttatagagtaatcagaaacctttgagaaggattctagtaatctaattacttgagaaagggaagagtttgagtgctgaagatagagtaatacatcatcagcataaagactaatcttatgctctatattcatgcattttatacctttaataacctttgtttgtctaattgttgctgctagaggttcaataaaaatggcaaaaagtgagggggaaagtgggcatccttgcctagtgcccctctggagacaaaagctggaagatgtttgattatttgtcctgacacaggctgtaggagagctgtataaaatttttaaccaatttataaaaaaattgccaaaaccaaatttatgcagagtagcgaataaaaaattccagtttactctatcaaatgctttttctgcatctaaagacattataatagttttattatttgtactgtaggaataatctattaaattaagtaatctgcgtgtatttgtggatgactgccttcctctgataaaaccaatttggtctgggtggattatgaaaggagtgactttgtctaatcgttttgcaaaagctttacatattattttaatatccacattgattaaggatatgggacgataactggtgggcaacataggatctttgcctggcttaagcagaagactgatggtggcagagttcatattagctggaaatctgccattttcctgaatttcttgcaacattctgtgaaacgttggtgccagaatactccagaactccttataaaactcagtagggaatccgtctggacctggagcttttttattgggcatgcttgttaaagcttcctgaacttcaactgttgtcagcggtgagtccagtgttgttctttggttatctgatagtttaggaagtgtaattttatccagaaactgcttgatgacattgtctgatggatttatctgtgatgtgtataaaattttgtagaaatcacggaaggtgttatttatacattctggatcatgtaatgtattcccattggaatctgtaactgcaaatacaGTTCTACTTGTTATAGTGACAACAAAATAATCGgttctattctttttttcatcacatttttcTTAGTTGATGAAAATGTCATCAAAACACCAGATAAATCTCGTTCCATTTTCATATGATAGATTGAACAGTGCCAGGAGATACTTTCAAGGCTTTGGACATTGTTTTGGAATCTAAATCTGCTTTAAAAGTCTCCAAAACTTCCTCCCCGACCTGCCTGCTGCAGTTTTTTCATTGTTCTCTTACAAACACTggaggccttcagagaacacCTACATTTACACAAAGATGTAATTCAACCATTTATACTTGAATTATACTTGAAATGcatgatgattcctctcagacattCAGTTTCCCTCCACATCAGACCTCGACCATGGTCCGACTTTATATAGTCACacataactatatatatatatatatatatatatatatatatatatatatatatatatatatatatatatatatatcatcatgcatttcaatatatatatatatatatatatatatatatatatattgtaggaTGCCGTCTGCATGATCTGGACATGGATTATGCTGTAAGAGTCCAGAGAACGGCCAGAGGTATTGCCACATATTCCACCTACCTGGGCAATCCACTTCCATCAGCAACGttccagaaccaaaatcaaaAACTTAATTgactcagaaacagcttcttttcaaaAGCTTTAAGAGCAATGATATCCATCAGGcagatgaatgtttttcttgacaTAACCCTCTCCATTTATTTGGGCTTGGGACCAACACAAGGAGCACAAAGCATTCTTGTGGCTGGATTattatgtctgtttttatttattttttattttaaatgtttttattatgaatatattttaagagGAAGACTAAATGAAAAAGACAATGAAAGCTTCAGAGGGGGTGGGGAATAACCTGAACAGGTCTCCAGTCAACCATAGGGCGACACAGACAGGGGATAAACAACCATGCAGGCACAGAGTCACTTCCTGTGATCAATTTacagagaccaattaacctaaaattcaaatttttaggactgtgggaggaagccggagcacccggagagaacccacgcatgcacggGGAGAACGTCAAAAACCCAAGCAGCCAGATCTGTTGCTGcgaggcaacagtgctaacaacTGCTGCACCGTGCAGCCCCACTCCACTCACCAGGGTAAAACTAGTTACCCTGGTAGGGAGCCAGAACTTTTGCATTTACAAGAAATTTTTGAATAGTTTTGTGCTGAGGAATGCTGGATATTTTGCAATGGTTGCCATTTTAAAAAGGGGGTTAAGGTAAAGGGGTTTAAAGGTTAGAAGATTTTGTCAGTTTGATGGTTTGATAGGAGGAGGTTTCATGAGGTTCAGTGGTGGTCAGTTTTCAGGCTGAGATGGAGCTTTTTTAGACCTTTTAAAGAACTTGGCGATTTTTCTCCTGAAAGATTTCTTTTTGGGTTTGCTTTCTTGTAATTTGTCCATCTCCTGTTGCAGGTTTTTCAGTTTCTCTATCAGGTTCAGTGTTGAAGTTTTACTCTTCACCTCCGCCTCTTCCAGAAGCTCCTTTGTTGTTGCAACGATCTCTAGAAGGCAGGACTTCTCTGTCCGCCACTCCTGCCTTTCATTatgcagaacctccagaacgTCTTTCCTGGCTGCTTCCACATTTCTCAAAGCTTTCTGCTGCCCTGTCAGAAGACTGGACTTTTCCTGGGCCCAGAGCTGTCTTTGGTTCTCCAAGCCTTGCTCCATCTTGACCAAAGCAGCCTCTATTTCACAGGTTTCCTTCACTTGCTCGGCCAAGCAGTTCTCAGCCTCCTTTGTTCTGCTCTTCTCAGCAACCAGAGCAATTTCAAGCTGAACAACTTTTCTTGCAGAATCTTGATGACTTTGGTTCTTTTTCTGCTGCTCCAAAAGCACAGCAGCTATCTCCTGTTCTGCCTCAGCTTTCTGTGACTCTAACTGCTTCACCAGCTGCTCCAGCTCATCTCTTTCTTGTTGTTTGGTCAGAAGATGGGATTTTTCCTGCTCCCACTGCCACCGCTGGTCCTCCAAAGTTCTCTCCATGAGGACCAGAGCAGCCTGGAGGTTAGATGTCTCCTTTTTTTGCTGGGCTAAGCAGTCCTCAGCctcttttgctctgtttttctcttcagtCAGGTCTTCCTTCAACTGTTCGGCCCTTTTGATGGCATCTTGACTCTCCTTGTTCTTCCTGATCAGCTCGTTATACAGAGCAGCAACCTGATCTTCATGCTTAACTGTCTGCTCCTGCAGCTGATATTTCAGCTGTTCCACCTCAGATGTTTCTTGGTTATTGGTCAGAAGACGGAGTTTTTCTTGCTCCCACTGCCGTCTTTGTTCCTCCAAATTGCTCTCCATTTTGACCAGAGCAGCTTGTAATTTAGAGATTTCCTCCATCTGCTTGGCTGAACAGATCTCAATCtctcttgttttgttcttttctgcGATCAGAGATACTTTCAGCTGATCGGCCCTTCTGATGGCATCTCGGCGGTCTTTATTGGTCTTAATCCGCTCATCATACAGAACAGCAACGTCGTCTTCATGCTCAGTTTGCTGCTCTTCTACAATCTGAGTCAACCTCAACACTTCATCTCTTAAAGCCTTTTTCTCCCGGTCGTCCTCATGTTGGTGGACCGGTGCAGCTTTAGCTCCTGGAGCTAATTGTCTAATGGAGATCTCAGCTTCCTGGACCTTTTTCCTTTCGGTAGTTAGCTCAGACTCAAGCTGCCTCGCCTCGTTGGCATGTTGGTGCACTACCTCCATTTTACGAAGCTCGGAGGCGAGACTCTTCAAGCTTTCTGATAATGCAGCGTTTTCTTGTTGAAGAGCTGAGATCTTCTCGTTTTTGGCGCCTAAGACGGCATGAAACTCCACCTCTGACATCATGACAACAGCTCTGGTGTTTTTTTCAATGGCTGTCTCACTTTTAAGAAGTTTTAAAATTGGTTGTTGTCTTGTGTCTTCACCTGATTTGCTGTCGCTGAATGAAGAGCTGATAGATGTCAGCGATTCTTTCCGACGGCAGCTAATCTCCACAGATGAACGTCTGCTGACAGACTGTAGTTAACAGATTTGTTGATTGGTTTTCAAAACAAATCTTCTATAAGAGATGACTGGACTGATTTCTCTTTGCTCTTTGAAAAACTGGGTTTTTCTCAACACGCAAGAGAGTGACTCAAGAGATGCATTCACTATCAGGATTCTGAAGGAATACAATTATTTGCTGAAGTCTGTAGATTCAAAGGCTGCTGATGATGTCACAAAGGGACAGAAGCAATGATGTCACAGAATGGATGGTCAGGCCATGTTTCCTGGCAACAACATGGCCCCCGCCCACATCAGCCAGAGGCAGGCTGTGCATACTAAACggatttgttattttgtaattgtattttttttgtatattttaaaaaaatatctattttaagTCTTTATGATACAAGAATTTatactttatgtttttgtcagtttgattagatcacttttaaatattaaaccatatgttatgattagttactcagtacttgagtagccttcccACAGAAGACTTTAACTTTTACTTGAGAAATTTCTTGGTTAcctacttttttgttttacttaagTGAAATTATGTCTGCTACtcttgagtatttttttttactctacccacctctgtctCTTAGGCCATCATCTAAAATAGCAATCAGTTTCcctttaaaacaagttattttaataTGGACAACATCTGTGTGTTTACCTCTgattaacacatttaataaatgcctttctgttaaaaattcattcagtgtttttgatttttctctaTGGGTGCAAATGTTAACCATAATGAAAACAATGAACGGCTGGCTCATTTAAAtgcacattaacattcatgaggtgctttgtattgaccatttatggttgaatctgggtgtGTAGAGAGCAGAGCATGAGGCAGAACCAGGTACGTAAACGTTCAGGAAGATCTCTGATCAATAAAGGGAAAATGTATGCTGGGGTGCATgcacatggttttataaatctgtgCCTATATTAACAACGATTCTTAGAGTCCCCTCAGAGAGGTCCTATCTAAGGCTGCATCTGAAAGGGTCTAGTTGGCAAgccaagtttatttgtacagcattGTGGACAGGTTGGCAATGAGGGGGAGGGATGACAGCGTTTTATGCCAGAGACTGGTGAAGAGTGCcagccataacaaggcctttgttgggcaatactataaagcttggaactccacactactccagacatttcgAACTGAGAAAGTTTTCTGGATGGGAAGTAAAACGTCTTGAAACTTCAGAAAAaggtccagttgctttgttttttaccttttttttggaatgaccatgacctggatgactgagaatcttcaccaacatgtaTTAAAACACGTGCAAATTAATTGATGTATGCAAAGCTGATCTTCATGCCAAAAGCAAAGCAatttgtgtgtgtaaaatggGTGAAACAGTGGGTGTAAACTTTTTTGTGCCTTCATGAATATGCTAATGACCAAACCTCACAAATTTATGGGAGGAGGTTATCTAAATGTAAATACTTACCACCCACAAAGTGATGACTCAAACCTGGAACTGATTCTGGGtgctttttttgcatttatatatagTACGTTTAGCGTcttcaaagattccaaataaGGACCGCGTTGACAGGAAGGCAGAAAGAAAACTGTGCAAGCAAAAAGTGGGCGTGTTGCAGGTGCTACACGTGTCCACTGTGGGTAAGAAGTACAACACAGATTTGGTCCGCGTCATTTCAATGAGTAAACTGTGTGAACTACTGGCTGTTTGAGAGCTGATGTCAAAGAAAGAGGAAGCTCAAATCCTTCACATAATcactccagacacccaggacgcacaaaaccatttttaatgaatggagaattTCTGCTGTTAAATGTTGTCTAAGAGACAATATTAAtggttatataaaaaaaaaaaaaaaaaaaggttgttcaGAAGGAAAAAATAGTAATTTTAAGTCTGAGTTTAAtagaaaatggttaaaaaactttgcaaataaaaatgatgtaaaataGATCTGTTACAGTTCCCAGGGACCTCAAGGCAGACCAAAGCATTTCCGTATGAAACTCTGGGACCTTGAGCCAAACACTGAATtgatcaaattaaaataatggCACAGCAGTGATGTTGGTCATGTCAAAACCAACAGCTGGACAGAGCTGAACAGTCAAACCAGCACTGCCTTTATTCCCCTGTTCATCAAGTTTGAAAAATCTTCTGCACAGCTATAAGTTTTGAACCTGTCTCTGAAACCGAACGTATTTCTTTAGCATCCTCTTTTGTCTTTACATTTATCTGGATTTGTACATAATGCAACTTCCTTGCCTTATTCAAAGAGGTATTAATCTGGGTTTGAacgttgtatttttatttggtaTCTCAGTTTGCTCAGTATTTTGTTGTTGGCACCTTATTTTCACAGGTAATGTGACTTTTGCAGTTTCATTGCATTGCACAAGAATTGTAATAGTCTTTAAAACAAGAAGTTTTCAGACATTGCATAAGGAAATTCTATGGTCAAATTAAAGTAGTTTGAATATTGGTTCATATACTTACTGTAGTAAACAAAACTATTATATCACCGACAGGCCGAGTCTTATCAACTGTCTCTTTAAAGTGTaggcttgtttttttgtgccttATGATTAAGTAATAGGTGAGATTGTCCTGTATCTGACAAGGGAATaagattttagaaataaataatagaaataatgAAAGGAGGataaaaatactatttttattttcagataaaaatcaTGTCCCATGTTGCTCTGACTGCTCTGGGATAGCTGGTGCTGTGTTTGCATCTTGGTGCACATCTGATGTGGGAGATGTaggtggagcagcagctctgctaACTGCTGTTACATTCTCCCGTCTCATTGTCCTCCGTTGAAATCTCTTGTGATCTGCAACTCTCACTTGCATGTGTCTGAAAAGTAAGCGTTTGGATGGGTTTCATTAACTTCATTAGCATTAACTTCATTTTCTCccctgaaaaaaacacacacacatccattaTTACCTTTACCAGGCTGCAGCCTGGTAAAAGCTCAGTCTAAGGCACCATAGTAAGCTTTGATAAAAAATTAACCAGTCTGAAAATGCtgtgaagacacacacacacacacacacacacacacacacacacacacacacacacacacacacacacacacacacacacacacacacacacacacacacacactgaagtGTTAGTTACCatatcacaattttttttatggaatGTGGGAGGAAGATGTAGTACCCAGAGAGATCCCaaggggagaacatgcaaggaCAGGATTCAAATcaagaaccttcttgctgcaaggcactaGTGCTACCAGC is a window encoding:
- the LOC118557400 gene encoding uveal autoantigen with coiled-coil domains and ankyrin repeats-like isoform X1 — its product is MMSEVEFHAVLGAKNEKISALQQENAALSESLKSLASELRKMEVVHQHANEARQLESELTTERKKVQEAEISIRQLAPGAKAAPVHQHEDDREKKALRDEVLRLTQIVEEQQTEHEDDVAVLYDERIKTNKDRRDAIRRADQLKVSLIAEKNKTREIEICSAKQMEEISKLQAALVKMESNLEEQRRQWEQEKLRLLTNNQETSEVEQLKYQLQEQTVKHEDQVAALYNELIRKNKESQDAIKRAEQLKEDLTEEKNRAKEAEDCLAQQKKETSNLQAALVLMERTLEDQRWQWEQEKSHLLTKQQERDELEQLVKQLESQKAEAEQEIAAVLLEQQKKNQSHQDSARKVVQLEIALVAEKSRTKEAENCLAEQVKETCEIEAALVKMEQGLENQRQLWAQEKSSLLTGQQKALRNVEAARKDVLEVLHNERQEWRTEKSCLLEIVATTKELLEEAEVKSKTSTLNLIEKLKNLQQEMDKLQESKPKKKSFRRKIAKFFKRSKKAPSQPEN
- the LOC118557400 gene encoding uveal autoantigen with coiled-coil domains and ankyrin repeats-like isoform X2; this translates as MMSEVEFHAVLGAKNEKISALQQENAALSESLKSLASELRKMEVVHQHEDDREKKALRDEVLRLTQIVEEQQTEHEDDVAVLYDERIKTNKDRRDAIRRADQLKVSLIAEKNKTREIEICSAKQMEEISKLQAALVKMESNLEEQRRQWEQEKLRLLTNNQETSEVEQLKYQLQEQTVKHEDQVAALYNELIRKNKESQDAIKRAEQLKEDLTEEKNRAKEAEDCLAQQKKETSNLQAALVLMERTLEDQRWQWEQEKSHLLTKQQERDELEQLVKQLESQKAEAEQEIAAVLLEQQKKNQSHQDSARKVVQLEIALVAEKSRTKEAENCLAEQVKETCEIEAALVKMEQGLENQRQLWAQEKSSLLTGQQKALRNVEAARKDVLEVLHNERQEWRTEKSCLLEIVATTKELLEEAEVKSKTSTLNLIEKLKNLQQEMDKLQESKPKKKSFRRKIAKFFKRSKKAPSQPEN